A stretch of Candidatus Brocadiaceae bacterium DNA encodes these proteins:
- a CDS encoding P-II family nitrogen regulator, protein MKKVEAIIRPERLTIVKDCLEELGYPGMTVTDVKGHGAQRGITEQWRGRTYRVDLLSKVKIEIVVSDQELGKVIECIKKEAQTGSIGDGKIFISPIDEVHRIRTGESGETAI, encoded by the coding sequence ATGAAAAAAGTTGAGGCCATTATAAGACCAGAACGTCTAACCATTGTAAAGGATTGCTTAGAGGAGTTGGGCTATCCCGGTATGACAGTAACAGATGTCAAAGGACACGGCGCCCAGCGTGGAATTACAGAGCAATGGCGAGGAAGAACGTACCGTGTGGATTTATTATCCAAGGTAAAGATAGAAATTGTAGTTTCTGATCAGGAATTAGGAAAGGTTATTGAGTGCATCAAAAAAGAGGCTCAGACGGGCAGCATTGGTGACGGTAAAATATTTATTTCACCTATTGATGAGGTGCATCGTATCCGTACCGGTGAAAGCGGTGAGACCGCCATTTAG
- a CDS encoding response regulator: MKDVLIVEDDPEMQEFYKDMLQGEDFAITIVANADEALKKIKEEQYDIVILDILMEGVTGDRLFALLRKDSRYKRVPVIMASALDEETYRCFQALGNVAFLEKPFKKEKLLDLMAKSFS; encoded by the coding sequence ATGAAGGATGTATTGATTGTAGAAGACGACCCGGAGATGCAGGAATTTTATAAAGATATGTTGCAGGGTGAGGATTTTGCTATTACTATCGTAGCAAATGCAGATGAAGCTCTTAAGAAAATAAAAGAAGAACAATACGATATCGTGATATTAGATATCCTGATGGAAGGTGTTACGGGAGACAGATTGTTCGCCCTCTTGAGAAAGGATAGCCGGTACAAGAGAGTTCCGGTTATTATGGCTTCCGCGTTGGATGAAGAGACGTATCGATGTTTTCAGGCGTTGGGAAATGTTGCTTTCCTTGAGAAACCATTTAAAAAAGAAAAACTTTTGGATTTGATGGCAAAATCTTTTTCATGA
- a CDS encoding ammonium transporter: MRKGVYTGLASFFAVATLTLCASSAMADDAPAIDTGNHAWMLISAALVLLMTPGLALFYGGMVRAKNMVNTLWLSFICMCVVGVTWILWGYSLSFAPGTWFIGGLQWCGLGAGEVGQEPGMYCDTIPHLTFMMFQGMFAIITPALITGAFAERMKFNAWLVLIVLWTAIVYPPIAHWVWSSDGWLLALDSLDFAGGTVVHICSGASALAVILFLGKRKGYPKEVRPPHNLPFVMLGTGLLWFGWFGFNAGSALAADGLCANAFVVTNTATAAAGITWSLLEWVFHKKPTILGACSGAVAGLVAITPAAGFVGPNASIAIGCASAILCYLAVTKMKKALGYDDALDVIGVHAVGGTWGAFATGLFADQMINPGAPAGLFHGNPDQLWRQIVGIVAAWAWAFGITCLLAWFVKAVIGLRPSEGEENTGMDISQHKEISYHYYEAEQA, translated from the coding sequence ATGAGAAAAGGAGTCTATACAGGTCTTGCATCGTTCTTTGCAGTAGCGACGTTGACGCTTTGCGCATCAAGTGCCATGGCAGATGATGCGCCAGCTATCGATACAGGAAATCATGCGTGGATGCTCATTTCGGCGGCCCTGGTTTTACTTATGACACCGGGTTTGGCCTTGTTTTATGGTGGTATGGTACGTGCAAAGAATATGGTAAATACCCTGTGGTTAAGCTTTATCTGTATGTGTGTTGTTGGTGTTACCTGGATTCTCTGGGGATATAGTTTAAGCTTTGCACCCGGAACCTGGTTTATTGGAGGGCTTCAGTGGTGTGGGCTTGGAGCCGGCGAGGTTGGGCAGGAACCGGGTATGTATTGCGATACAATCCCTCATCTAACCTTTATGATGTTTCAAGGCATGTTTGCCATTATTACCCCTGCATTGATAACAGGTGCATTTGCCGAAAGAATGAAATTTAACGCATGGTTGGTGTTGATAGTATTATGGACGGCAATTGTTTATCCACCCATAGCACATTGGGTATGGTCTTCCGACGGCTGGCTTTTGGCTTTAGACTCACTGGATTTTGCAGGCGGAACCGTTGTGCACATATGTTCCGGCGCATCGGCGCTTGCCGTGATTTTGTTTTTAGGAAAGCGCAAGGGATATCCGAAAGAGGTGAGACCTCCCCATAACTTGCCTTTCGTGATGCTGGGTACAGGTCTTCTTTGGTTTGGTTGGTTTGGTTTTAATGCGGGCAGTGCTCTCGCCGCGGATGGACTCTGTGCGAATGCTTTTGTTGTTACCAACACGGCTACGGCCGCTGCAGGAATTACTTGGTCGTTACTTGAATGGGTGTTTCATAAAAAACCAACCATATTGGGAGCTTGTTCCGGTGCTGTAGCCGGTCTGGTTGCCATTACTCCTGCTGCTGGTTTTGTGGGACCAAACGCTTCTATTGCGATTGGTTGTGCTTCTGCAATTTTATGTTACCTTGCTGTCACAAAAATGAAAAAGGCCCTTGGTTATGATGATGCGCTGGACGTTATCGGTGTGCATGCGGTTGGAGGAACATGGGGGGCATTTGCAACCGGCCTTTTTGCTGATCAAATGATAAATCCAGGCGCTCCTGCTGGGTTATTTCACGGAAATCCTGACCAATTGTGGAGACAAATTGTAGGCATTGTTGCCGCGTGGGCATGGGCTTTTGGAATAACATGCCTCCTGGCGTGGTTCGTAAAAGCAGTTATTGGACTAAGGCCGAGTGAAGGTGAAGAAAATACCGGTATGGATATTTCTCAACATAAAGAAATCTCCTATCATTATTATGAGGCAGAGCAGGCTTGA
- a CDS encoding FprA family A-type flavoprotein, which yields MKPAKLKEGVYWVGEIDWDLRNFHGYSTQRGTTYNAYLIVDEKITLIDSVRPYLLNKMIQRLSLLVNPADIHYIISNHVEMDHSGSLPQLLELAKNATLITSPNGQKGLIAHYKKPDWNFKVIQSGEEVNLGRKNIKFFLTQMVHWPDNMVSYLEEDKILFSNDAFGQHIASCERFDDEFLLGVAIDEAKKYYANIVLPYSVQVKKALDQLSHLDIDMIAPSHGIIWRSSIHAIMEEYTKWATGQIVKKCLVIYDTMWKSTETIAGTIQEAFEANDIPVKMINLRHSHISDVIADVLTARYVCVGSPTLNSHMLPTVSGFLTYLQGLSPKNRIGLAFGSYGWGGQSIRHIEETLKGCGFELLESIKIQFVPDETQQQEILTKLSQDIATL from the coding sequence ATGAAACCGGCAAAACTCAAAGAAGGTGTTTACTGGGTCGGAGAAATTGATTGGGACTTGAGGAATTTCCATGGCTATTCAACGCAACGGGGAACAACGTATAATGCCTATCTAATCGTCGATGAAAAAATAACACTCATAGACAGCGTAAGACCCTACCTTTTGAATAAAATGATACAGCGGTTATCACTACTCGTTAATCCGGCGGATATTCATTATATTATTTCAAATCATGTGGAAATGGATCATTCCGGCAGCCTGCCACAACTTCTGGAACTAGCGAAAAACGCTACACTGATAACCTCTCCAAATGGACAAAAGGGCTTAATAGCCCATTACAAAAAACCCGATTGGAATTTTAAAGTTATCCAGTCAGGAGAGGAAGTAAATCTTGGCAGAAAAAATATTAAATTTTTTCTCACACAAATGGTCCACTGGCCGGATAACATGGTGAGTTATCTGGAAGAAGATAAAATCCTTTTTTCTAACGATGCCTTTGGACAACATATTGCCTCCTGCGAGAGATTTGACGATGAATTTTTGCTTGGCGTTGCTATTGATGAGGCAAAAAAATATTATGCCAACATTGTCTTACCCTATTCCGTCCAGGTGAAGAAGGCTTTAGACCAACTTTCTCATCTCGATATTGACATGATTGCGCCGAGTCACGGGATTATCTGGCGTTCCTCTATTCATGCTATTATGGAAGAATATACAAAATGGGCTACGGGCCAAATCGTCAAAAAATGCCTGGTAATCTATGACACCATGTGGAAATCCACGGAAACAATTGCGGGGACAATCCAGGAAGCCTTTGAAGCCAATGATATACCGGTAAAAATGATCAATCTCAGACACAGTCACATTTCTGACGTTATTGCCGATGTATTAACGGCTAGGTATGTGTGTGTCGGTTCTCCTACCTTAAATTCTCACATGCTTCCTACCGTATCCGGTTTTTTAACCTATTTACAGGGATTATCCCCGAAAAACAGGATAGGTTTGGCTTTCGGGTCATATGGCTGGGGAGGCCAAAGTATTCGCCATATAGAAGAAACATTGAAGGGGTGCGGTTTCGAGCTGCTGGAGAGCATAAAAATTCAGTTTGTTCCGGATGAAACACAACAACAGGAAATCCTTACAAAGTTAAGTCAGGACATAGCAACACTATGA
- a CDS encoding ATP-binding protein — protein sequence MLTYTKETFLTINKIILSSLDIRDVYQVLSKELLKVVDFDRMTVTLVAENNDLYEAFVSTKGYSYTESKEGVFYPIKGSLTERVVQTCKPVIVEDTSEGRYTMDTSLFKEGIHSRLGFPLVYRGSIMKHQKPFQQFEKKLQGTYTERVVGSLNLESRRREYYSKKYVAFFSQVVPQLSMAIENTLFFDKLRDAEARYRKIIENSPDIIFECTKEGKFFIMNPSVEKITGYPAQYFYDRQGYGLSLCHEDDQGMVLSEISRVLDGTKSCLRNFVFRVIHKQGKIVWLSLDVLPVFQDGKITGMEGFCRDITEGKKVDELKDNLIRDVTHELKTPVAKMEMAIDMFKRSMSAGSDGLPGKGARLQDILQNNVIRLKNIIKHVLDMSKLESGAEPLKISGFSFEDLVKKVVDDLQIPSAEKMNAIRTKIPVDIPFIHADRDQMYRVVFNLLENAIKFTDKGEITISARIVRKTLEVVVRDTGRGLEKETKARVFEKFYKEMPSMPGAGIGLAICKNILRLHKGKIWVESDGKGKGSRFVFSIPLTADPRE from the coding sequence ATGCTTACCTATACGAAAGAAACGTTTCTCACTATTAACAAGATCATTCTTTCAAGCCTGGATATTCGTGATGTCTACCAGGTTTTGAGCAAAGAACTTTTGAAGGTGGTAGACTTCGACCGAATGACAGTGACTCTGGTTGCCGAAAACAATGATTTATACGAGGCATTTGTATCAACAAAGGGCTATAGCTATACAGAGAGTAAAGAAGGAGTCTTCTATCCCATAAAAGGAAGTTTAACGGAGCGCGTGGTACAAACCTGCAAACCGGTCATTGTAGAAGACACGTCCGAGGGAAGATATACTATGGATACGTCGCTGTTTAAAGAAGGGATACATTCGCGGCTGGGCTTTCCTTTGGTGTACAGAGGGTCGATAATGAAACATCAAAAGCCATTCCAGCAGTTCGAGAAAAAATTGCAGGGAACATACACGGAAAGAGTGGTTGGGAGTTTAAACCTTGAAAGCAGGCGAAGGGAATATTATTCAAAGAAGTATGTAGCCTTTTTTTCGCAAGTTGTCCCTCAATTATCCATGGCCATAGAAAACACATTGTTTTTTGACAAATTAAGGGATGCGGAGGCAAGATATAGAAAAATCATTGAGAATTCACCAGACATTATTTTCGAGTGCACAAAAGAAGGGAAGTTTTTCATCATGAACCCATCCGTGGAAAAGATTACCGGATACCCGGCACAGTACTTTTATGACAGGCAGGGTTACGGGCTCTCTCTCTGCCATGAAGATGATCAGGGGATGGTTCTGTCTGAAATTTCCCGGGTATTAGACGGCACAAAAAGTTGTTTGCGGAATTTCGTATTTCGGGTTATTCATAAACAGGGCAAGATCGTATGGCTCTCTCTTGATGTGCTTCCCGTTTTTCAGGATGGTAAAATAACCGGTATGGAGGGCTTTTGTCGCGATATTACTGAAGGAAAGAAAGTGGATGAGTTAAAGGATAATCTGATTCGTGATGTTACACACGAGCTCAAGACACCAGTTGCAAAGATGGAAATGGCCATTGACATGTTTAAGCGTTCAATGAGCGCCGGAAGCGACGGCCTTCCGGGAAAAGGCGCCCGGCTGCAGGATATTCTGCAAAATAATGTGATCAGATTAAAGAACATTATTAAACATGTCCTTGATATGTCTAAGTTGGAATCAGGAGCAGAGCCGCTTAAAATATCAGGATTTTCATTTGAAGATTTGGTAAAAAAGGTAGTAGACGATTTGCAAATTCCGTCTGCAGAAAAAATGAATGCGATCAGAACCAAAATACCTGTTGATATACCTTTCATCCATGCAGATCGTGATCAGATGTATCGGGTAGTTTTCAACCTGTTAGAGAATGCGATAAAATTTACAGATAAAGGTGAAATTACTATATCAGCCAGGATTGTCCGGAAAACATTGGAAGTTGTCGTGCGTGATACGGGTAGAGGACTGGAAAAGGAAACAAAAGCCCGTGTATTCGAAAAATTTTATAAAGAGATGCCTTCGATGCCAGGTGCAGGCATCGGACTTGCCATCTGTAAGAATATTTTGCGCTTACATAAAGGCAAAATTTGGGTGGAATCTGATGGGAAGGGGAAAGGTTCGCGGTTTGTATTCTCAATACCGCTTACAGCAGACCCCCGTGAATGA
- a CDS encoding ABC transporter permease, translated as MALLLFYSFRNLLTRKVTTALTASGMALVVFVFTAIIMLAEGLQHTLVQTGEHDNVVILRKSAESEVQSVIDRNQASIIETQPEIALEENGCKLLAKELVILITLQKRGSDNPANVIIRGIGQRSLHLRPQVKIIAGRMPKTGTLEIVAGQSIAKGFKNTGLGKTIRFAMREWTVVGIFDAGNTGFSSEIWGDAEQLMQAFRRPVFSSVIFRLRERSAFQTVKQRIENDPRLTLEATREVNYYRKQSEMMATFLRILGISLTAIFSIGAVIGAMITMYSAVANRTAEIGTLRAIGFQRSSILLAFLLESLILGFFGGCTGLIFASLLQFVGVSTMNFQTFSELSFRFSITREIAGKAMSFALFMGFSGGILPAMRASHMNIVNALRKS; from the coding sequence CATGGCACTGGTAGTTTTTGTATTTACCGCCATTATCATGCTCGCAGAAGGCCTGCAACATACTCTTGTTCAAACGGGAGAACATGATAATGTAGTAATTCTGAGAAAATCAGCAGAATCTGAAGTGCAAAGCGTTATTGACCGGAACCAGGCTTCTATAATAGAGACGCAACCCGAAATTGCTCTGGAAGAGAATGGCTGCAAACTCCTGGCAAAAGAACTTGTGATTCTTATCACGTTGCAGAAACGAGGCAGTGATAATCCGGCAAATGTTATCATCCGTGGAATCGGCCAACGTTCACTCCACTTACGGCCACAGGTAAAAATTATAGCTGGACGTATGCCAAAAACCGGCACTTTAGAGATTGTGGCAGGCCAAAGCATAGCAAAGGGCTTTAAAAATACCGGGCTGGGGAAGACTATTCGCTTTGCCATGCGTGAATGGACTGTCGTAGGCATCTTTGATGCCGGTAATACGGGATTTAGCTCTGAAATTTGGGGAGATGCAGAGCAACTCATGCAAGCTTTCAGAAGACCGGTATTTTCATCCGTTATTTTTCGATTGCGGGAGAGATCGGCATTTCAAACCGTAAAGCAACGTATAGAAAATGATCCCCGGCTGACCCTTGAAGCTACGCGCGAAGTAAACTATTACAGAAAACAGTCAGAAATGATGGCAACGTTCTTACGTATCCTAGGCATTTCATTAACGGCTATTTTTTCCATTGGTGCGGTGATTGGAGCTATGATTACCATGTACTCAGCAGTGGCCAACCGCACAGCAGAAATCGGTACCTTACGCGCCATTGGTTTTCAGCGATCGAGCATCCTGTTGGCATTTCTCCTTGAATCGCTCATTCTCGGTTTTTTCGGTGGTTGTACCGGTCTCATTTTCGCCTCACTCTTACAGTTTGTGGGTGTTTCCACTATGAATTTCCAGACCTTTTCAGAACTCTCCTTTCGTTTTTCGATTACAAGGGAAATTGCCGGCAAAGCGATGTCTTTTGCCCTGTTCATGGGTTTTTCGGGAGGAATTTTACCCGCTATGCGCGCTTCACACATGAACATCGTAAACGCACTCCGGAAATCTTAA